A stretch of DNA from Roseofilum reptotaenium CS-1145:
AGAATTATTCATGATTATTGATGATTAATAACTGCTGGACTCGATTCTCCTAATTAGCGTTTCTATCTTCCTGATTTACCATCCTCGTGTTCCTGGACCACCTTTAAATGGGCCAACAATATCAGCAGTAATCCATCCGCCATAAAAATCACCTTCTTGAGGGGTGACTAGCTCATCATTCACATAACAAGCATCCATCAAATTAGCCCAAAAACTATAGTAATTTTGAAGTTGAGCAAAATTGGGAGTCGTTTCGACACATCGCCAAGCACCGCGTTGAATATATTTTTCACCCATCTGAATGTCATAATATTGGTAGATCCCTTTCCACTCGCAAAATCCCTTTTTGGGAGTTTCGATAATATGTTCTAGCTTAATGTCTTCAAGGGGAAAATAATAAGTCGGGGGATGACTGGTTTCTAAAACTCTTTTTCCTTTGGTCGTTTCAGCTAAAACAATACCATTACAAATGATTTTGAGATGCTTGTCGGTGTCTTGTACAATTGCTGGTCTGGGATAATCCCAAACGGATTCTTGACCAGGTGTGGGGGGGATAGGTTCGGGTCTGGGTAAGAACATAAAACTTTTTCTTATTGGCTAAGAGATCAAGGGGAATTTTAGGGGTGATTCGATTGGAAACTCAATTTCTATTTATTTTACCTTGTTATTGATTCTGAGCAACCCGGAAACCGGCATGTTGATAAAAATTACGGCGGAACCAATTGCGGCAAGAAGGAGATGCATAAGCGCCGGTACTGGCCCAAGATCCACCTAACATAATCTGATGATCGCTATCGAAAAATGGGGCAGAATAATCTTTGTAAAGGGGATGAGGTTCAAATCCGGGTAAGGGATTAAATTCATCACTGAGCCATTCCCAAACATTACCCCGAAGGTCATTAAGTCCAGAGGATGCTTCAGAGTTTTTTAAGCTTCCTACGGGAGAAGGGGAACCAAATTTTACATTTAGATTAAAGTCGCGATCGCTCTGGGAACCCCTTGCTGCAATGTTCCATTCTGCTTCACTCATTAAGCGGGTTCCTTCCCCTTTCCAGCGACAATAAGCCATGGCTTCATAATGATTGACTTCAACGGGCCAATCTAGGGGTAAGTCTATATTCTCAAAGAGGGTGCGATATTGATAACCACCATTTTTATCCATCCAGAATTTGGGATGCTTGATGTTATTCTCTTGCTTCCAATTCCAAGATTCATTATTCCAAAACTCTGGGTCTTCATAGCCATCATCTTGGATGAATTGCCAGAATTCTCCGTTGGTAATCAGATGCTGACTGGCCAAAAAAGGTTGGACTTCTACGGTTCGAGTTCCATATTCGCTATCCCAACCGTAGGTATTGGACGTTTGAGGTTTTCCTAGATGAACCACTCCCCCAGAAACTGCCATCATTTTATTTTTTGGAACGGTTTGATTGGAAGGTGCATATTGCCAGGTTTCGGGACGTTTCAGGTGGTTAACTGAGAATTGTCTGAGCAACATGGAAGAGGTTTCAAAATGAATCCGGTTATGCTCTATTCCCATGATTAAAGCCCAAAGGGGATGGTTTTGAGTAATGGGAAGATTTAGGGGACAGGTTTTAAGAACTTTAGTAATCGTTTCTTTGGCTTTCTCGCGATAGTTCCAAACTTGTTCAACTTGCGGCCAATTCATGGTTTTGATGGCTTTTTCTAGCTCTTCTGGACTACTGGGATCGACTCCTATTTCAAATAATATTTCGTAGTTAGGGTTAATCCGCCGGTCTAATAATTCTACTTGAATCAGTTTATTAATGTAGAAAACGGGGGAGTGTCCGAGGTAGAAGATAATCGGGTTTCTGAGGGGATCGGGATTAAGATAAAAGCTCTCCTCATGGACTAAGCTTGTCATGAGAATTTCTTCTAATTCCCAGGAATTTTCAAAATAGTCCAGGAGGGTTTGGCGATCGCACTTATCCAGCTCTGGAGTCGGTAGTGACAGGAGTATATTCATGATTTTTTATACTTTTTGAGAGAGAATTAATCCAAACCAGTCGTTGGAATCGCTCCAAGCAGCCACCGGTTTTAGACCTTTTTCTGCGAGTTCTGCTTGAACTTCCTGTAGATTGAATTTACGTGATATTTCTGTTCTAATTGTTTCTCCAGACACAAACCCAACTTGGAGATCGAGAGCTTGTAAATCAACGGTATGAGGGTTTAAGCAGCGCAAATGCATCTCGATTTGGTTTAGTTCTTGATTATAAAAGGCCCAATGTTCAAAATTTTGTCGTTTAAAATTGCCCCTAAAACGCTCGTTGAGATGTTCCAACATGTTGAGATTAAATGCAGCCGTTACCCCTTGAGCATCATTGTAAGCGGCTTCTAGGATGTCTTTGGGCTTTTGTAAATCCACACCCAAGAGGAAATACTCGCCCATATGCAAAGCCTCTAGAATATGGTCAAAGAAGCGATCGCACTCTTGAGGATTGAGATTTCCTAAGGTACTCCCCAAGAAGCATACCATCCGAGAGGGGGCAGGGGTTCGTTCGAGTTCGACTAAGGCTTGTTCGTAGGTTCCCACTAACCCTTGAATCTGTAGACTGGAATACTCTTGGAGCAACTGTTGGGCACTTTGAGTCAGAATGCTACCACTGACATCAATAGGAATATAGTGTAGGCAATTGGTCAAACCTTGATACGCATCTAACAAGCGACGGGTTTTGGTGGAACTTCCGCTTCCTAACTCTACCAACTCACAAGCACCCGTCATCCGAGCAATTTTATCAGCATATTGTTTGAGGATAGAATCTTCTGTACGAGTGGGATAATATTCGGGTAGCTGGCAAATTTGCTCGAACAACTGAGAGCCATATTCATCATAGAAATACTTAGGGGGTAAAGTCTTCCGATCTTGACTTAATCCCTGGATGACATCTTGTCTGTCTGCTGTAGACGCTGACCGGTGAGGATGGCTTAAATGTTTAAGCTGTAAACGCTCTTGAGTTGCGGGTAAAATAGCCACGATAAATGCTCCCTTAATTGATTGTTCTGATCCTCTCGATCTAGGGTATCAGGTTTTAACCCACTCCAGAAAAATCTAGCGATCGCGTCAGCGATGCCCAGCCTTATCGCCAATTAACTCCCCATTTCCTGCCACCACTTTACCGATCTCAAACGCTTCAATCCCTTGATAATTAAAGGTATTGAGGGCAAACTCAGCTTGTTCGGGATCGATCAATACCACAAATCCAATTCCCATATTAAAGGTATTAAACATCTCTTCTTGAGCCACTGATCCCGCTTGGGCTAACCATTGGAAAATAGGTGGAATTTCCCAAGCTCCCCAATTCATAGAAATGGATTGATTTTGGCCTAAACAACGGGGTAAATTTTCGGGTAATCCCCCACCGGTAATATGGGCCATTCCATGGATATCCAAACCTTCAGCTAGGGCGGTTAAGATCGGCTTAACATAAATTTTAGTTGGCGTTAACAACACCTCACCCAATGGTTTATCTAATCCCTTGGGGATCGCATCCCAACTTAAGCCTTGAGTTTTCACAATGGAGCGAACCAAACTAAATCCATTACTATGAACACCCTGACTCCCTAATGCGATCGCCACATCCCCTAAACGCACTTTCGAGCCATCTAATAGATTCTTCTTTTCCACAATTCCCACAGAAAAGCCCGCTAAATCGTACTCTCCCATCGAGTAAAATCCTGGCATTTCCGCCGTTTCGCCCCCCAGCAGGGCACATCCAGCATCCTTACATCCTTGGGCAACACCAAAAACGACTTGTTCTA
This window harbors:
- a CDS encoding DUF427 domain-containing protein, which translates into the protein MFLPRPEPIPPTPGQESVWDYPRPAIVQDTDKHLKIICNGIVLAETTKGKRVLETSHPPTYYFPLEDIKLEHIIETPKKGFCEWKGIYQYYDIQMGEKYIQRGAWRCVETTPNFAQLQNYYSFWANLMDACYVNDELVTPQEGDFYGGWITADIVGPFKGGPGTRGW
- the ovoA gene encoding 5-histidylcysteine sulfoxide synthase; the encoded protein is MNILLSLPTPELDKCDRQTLLDYFENSWELEEILMTSLVHEESFYLNPDPLRNPIIFYLGHSPVFYINKLIQVELLDRRINPNYEILFEIGVDPSSPEELEKAIKTMNWPQVEQVWNYREKAKETITKVLKTCPLNLPITQNHPLWALIMGIEHNRIHFETSSMLLRQFSVNHLKRPETWQYAPSNQTVPKNKMMAVSGGVVHLGKPQTSNTYGWDSEYGTRTVEVQPFLASQHLITNGEFWQFIQDDGYEDPEFWNNESWNWKQENNIKHPKFWMDKNGGYQYRTLFENIDLPLDWPVEVNHYEAMAYCRWKGEGTRLMSEAEWNIAARGSQSDRDFNLNVKFGSPSPVGSLKNSEASSGLNDLRGNVWEWLSDEFNPLPGFEPHPLYKDYSAPFFDSDHQIMLGGSWASTGAYASPSCRNWFRRNFYQHAGFRVAQNQ
- the egtD gene encoding L-histidine N(alpha)-methyltransferase, with protein sequence MAILPATQERLQLKHLSHPHRSASTADRQDVIQGLSQDRKTLPPKYFYDEYGSQLFEQICQLPEYYPTRTEDSILKQYADKIARMTGACELVELGSGSSTKTRRLLDAYQGLTNCLHYIPIDVSGSILTQSAQQLLQEYSSLQIQGLVGTYEQALVELERTPAPSRMVCFLGSTLGNLNPQECDRFFDHILEALHMGEYFLLGVDLQKPKDILEAAYNDAQGVTAAFNLNMLEHLNERFRGNFKRQNFEHWAFYNQELNQIEMHLRCLNPHTVDLQALDLQVGFVSGETIRTEISRKFNLQEVQAELAEKGLKPVAAWSDSNDWFGLILSQKV
- the purM gene encoding phosphoribosylformylglycinamidine cyclo-ligase, yielding MDYQESGVNIEAGRAFVSQIRRWVKSTYRPEVLGGLGGFGGYFQLPGGYSEPVLVSGTDGVGTKLKIAQACDRHDTIGIDLVAMCVNDVLTSGAEPLFFLDYLATGQLNPEQLEQVVFGVAQGCKDAGCALLGGETAEMPGFYSMGEYDLAGFSVGIVEKKNLLDGSKVRLGDVAIALGSQGVHSNGFSLVRSIVKTQGLSWDAIPKGLDKPLGEVLLTPTKIYVKPILTALAEGLDIHGMAHITGGGLPENLPRCLGQNQSISMNWGAWEIPPIFQWLAQAGSVAQEEMFNTFNMGIGFVVLIDPEQAEFALNTFNYQGIEAFEIGKVVAGNGELIGDKAGHR